In a genomic window of Punica granatum isolate Tunisia-2019 chromosome 6, ASM765513v2, whole genome shotgun sequence:
- the LOC116211064 gene encoding protein ROLLING AND ERECT LEAF 2, whose translation MGAANSKVEEDKALRLCSERKKFVRQALDGRCSLAAAHVAYVQSLRNAGTALRKFVEPEGPMESSLYTSTSATPEPLALTEKSVSHFSLSPAPSLSRRLDNAETFSPTPSPPTSLRVNHMKFRGSYSTKVEERPALPMIRTVTSSAVPKDTPHSTNKPETSAFEDPQVPLGTSPWDYFGLSHPIDQLSSQERKWGGQESENLDHIVRHEEDKLIFHEEDENEASVSGTEGSRDSEDEFDEPSTDTLVRRFENLNRVNGQGVGSPSTTMRSATSIASETEFLRDEGNSPDLSPLRDTSSAANLGTNSKKTPIKEGQTGTKVPPKEFVASIRDIEFLFVKASESGGEVPRMLEANKLHFRPILPKRESGPLACTYFRACFFCGEDRRHVQEEPAQATIKYLTWHRTASSRSSSSRNLLGMNPKEDSEDPSASLFDNFCMNSGSHASTLDRLYAWERKLYDEVKASELVRRQYDMKCRHLRQLQSKRERSDQIDRTRAVVKDLYSRIKVAIHRIDSISKRIEELRDGELQPQLEELIEGLIRMWEVMFECHKRQFQIISAAQIVTDLAASMRSESHRQITLNLESDLNSLAVSFVKWINAQKSYLQSIDNWLHKCVSIPQKTTRRRRGTPAPQIRKFGPPIYVTCGVWLETLDSLPTKPVTDSIKALTVETSRFLPRQDKNRGKSLSRAPSTLGRAEDGTDSAVNKLRDDASEDWGSGFDCFRSGLVGFLGQLNDYSEAAVKKYAELNKAIENAKAVYEQFKSQSQQVHEGS comes from the exons ATGGGTGCGGCCAACTCCAAAGTTGAAGAAGATAAAGCCCTGCGACTATGCAGTGAAAGGAAGAAGTTTGTTAGGCAAGCCCTTGATGGAAGGTGCTCTCTTGCAGCTGCCCATGTCGCTTATGTCCAATCCCTGAGGAACGCGGGAACTGCCCTGAGGAAGTTTGTTGAACCCGAAGGTCCAATGGAATCTTCTTTGTATACTTCAACCAGTGCAACACCTGAGCCTCTTGCATTGACCGAGAAGTCCGTTTCACACTTCTCATTGTCGCCAGCTCCATCATTATCACGGCGGCTGGATAATGCTGAAACTTTTTCACCAACTCCATCTCCTCCTACCTCGCTTAGGGTAAATCACATGAAATTCCGGGGCAGTTATTCCACGAAGGTTGAAGAAAGACCCGCTTTACCTATGATAAGGACGGTGACCTCATCAGCCGTACCTAAGGATACACCTCATTCCACAAATAAGCCTGAGACCTCAGCATTTGAAGATCCTCAGGTGCCACTGGGAACTTCACCATGGGATTACTTTGGCCTTTCCCACCCTATTGACCAGCTATCTTCTCAAGAAAGGAAATGGGGGGGACAAGAATCTGAGAATCTCGATCATATAGTAAGGCACGAGGAAGACAAGCTGATTTTCCATGAAGAAGACGAGAATGAGGCTTCTGTTTCTGGAACCGAGGGATCTAGGGATTCAGAAGATGAATTTGACGAGCCATCCACTGATACTCTTGTTCGCAGGTTCGAGAACCTTAATCGGGTGAATGGTCAGGGTGTTGGTAGTCCTTCAACAACTATGCGTTCGGCAACAAGCATTGCTTCAGAAACTGAGTTCTTGAGAGATGAGGGCAACTCTCCTGATTTATCTCCACTGCGGGACACTTCTTCAGCAGCTAATCTGGGTACTAACTCAAAGAAAACCCCCATTAAAGAAGGTCAAACTGGAACAAAGGTTCCACCAAAAGAGTTTGTGGCTAGCATTCGAGATATTGAATTTCTCTTTGTGAAAGCATCCGAGTCTGGTGGAGAAGTTCCTAGAATGCTAGAAGCAAATAAACTGCATTTCCGCCCAATATTGCCAAAGAGAGAAA GTGGGCCGCTGGCTTGTACATACTTTAGGGCCTGTTTTTTCTGTGGGGAAGACCGTAGGCATGTTCAAGAAG AGCCCGCTCAAGCTACAATAAAATACTTAACCTGGCACAGAACTGCATCATCTCGATCCTCTTCGTCTAGGAATCTTCTTGGGATGAATCCAAAGGAAGATTCTGAGGACCCCAGTGCTAGTCTCTTTGATAATTTCTGCATGAATTCGGGGAGTCATGCCTCCACATTGGATCGGTTGTATGCATGGGAGAGGAAGCTTTATGATGAAGTCAAG GCTAGTGAGTTGGTTAGGAGGCAGTATGACATGAAGTGTAGACATTTAAGACAACTCCAATCGAAGCGAGAAAGATCTGATCAAATTGATCGAACCCGTGCTGTTGTTAAGGATCTATACTCAAGGATCAAAGTTGCAATTCACAGAATTGACTCAATCTCGAAGAGGATCGAGGAACTTAGGGATGGAGAACTGCAGCCGCAACTCGAGGAGCTGATCGAAGG CTTAATCCGCATGTGGGAAGTGATGTTTGAATGCCACAAGCGTCAGTTTCAGATCATCTCAGCAGCACAAATCGTTACTGACTTGGCAGCCTCCATGCGATCAGAATCGCATCGTCAGATCACCTTGAACCTCGAAAGCGACCTCAACTCTCTAGCCGTAAGCTTCGTGAAGTGGATCAATGCCCAGAAGTCCTACTTGCAGTCTATAGACAACTGGCTCCACAAATGTGTCTCGATCCCACAGAAGACTACCAGGAGAAGAAGGGGGACACCAGCCCCACAGATAAGGAAATTCGGCCCTCCCATCTATGTAACCTGTGGTGTTTGGTTGGAGACTCTTGATTCCCTGCCTACCAAGCCAGTCACAGATTCCATCAAGGCATTAACGGTCGAGACATCTCGCTTTTTGCCCCGTCAGGATAAGAACAGAGGTAAGAGCCTTAGTCGGGCCCCGTCGACCTTGGGGAGGGCTGAGGATGGAACAGATTCTGCAGTTAATAAGCTGAGGGATGATGCTTCAGAAGACTGGGGTTCGGGCTTCGACTGTTTCAGATCAGGTTTGGTCGGTTTTCTGGGACAGTTGAATGACTACTCTGAGGCCGCCGTGAAGAAGTACGCAGAGCTCAACAAAGCCATAGAAAATGCTAAGGCCGTTTATGAGCAGTTCAAGTCCCAATCACAACAGGTTCATGAAGGCAGTTAG
- the LOC116210851 gene encoding protein ETHYLENE INSENSITIVE 3, which translates to MMMFEDMGICGDLDFFSGPIMEGHVSVAGAPMHSTETEPMAEDDYSDEEEIDVDELERRMWRDKMRLKRLKEQNKGKEGTELAKQRQSQEQARRKKMSRAQDGILKYMLKMMEVCKAQGFVYGIIPEKGKPVTGASDNLREWWKDKVRFDRNGPAAIAKYQADHCIPGKNEGCNSIGPTPHTLQELQDTTLGSLLSALMQHCDPPQRRFPLEKGVPPPWWPTGNEEWWPHLGLPKEQGPPPYKKPHDLKKAWKVGVLTAVIKHMSPDIAKIRKLVRQSKCLQDKMTAKESATWLAIINQEEALARELYPDSCLPLSSSGGSGTLVISDCSEYDVEGAEDKSCFNTQECKAENNISPPNFGIAGLDFIRKRKPSGDLSTTTMDQKIFTCEFVQCPYSETRLGFHDRTLRDNHQMNCLYRNKSSEFGGGSNFEVKPVIFHQSFVQQQQQPKPAVTAPGHSPVLQAAFDLSGLGVPEDGQKVISELMSIYESNIQGNKNMNANNSSVLVDQNRSHPRIQQQNEFNIRSQSPAMEGNFFQQPNISSNHQMFSREESQFDRFKALNSSFEPNHSSNSSSSNENNYTFMFGSPFDLSTFDYKEELPVGPIECVPKQDIPIWFQ; encoded by the coding sequence ATGATGATGTTCGAAGACATGGGAATCTGTGGCGATCTCGACTTCTTCTCGGGACCCATCATGGAAGGACATGTGTCAGTAGCGGGTGCTCCTATGCACTCCACCGAGACGGAGCCCATGGCGGAGGATGATTACTCCGATGAGGAGGAGATCGATGTGGATGAGCTTGAGAGGAGGATGTGGAGGGATAAGATGCGCCTCAAGCGGCTCAAGGAACAGAACAAGGGCAAGGAAGGCACTGAGTTGGCGAAGCAGAGGCAGTCCCAGGAACAGGccaggaggaagaagatgtcTAGGGCACAGGACGGCATCTTGAAATACATGCTTAAGATGATGGAGGTCTGTAAAGCTCAAGGGTTCGTTTACGGGATCATCCCGGAGAAGGGTAAACCTGTCACAGGGGCCTCGGACAACCTCCGAGAGTGGTGGAAGGATAAGGTCCGGTTCGACCGCAACGGGCCTGCTGCCATAGCAAAGTATCAAGCTGATCACTGCATCCCGGGGAAGAACGAGGGTTGTAATTCAATCGGGCCAACCCCGCACACCCTGCAGGAGCTCCAGGACACGACTTTGGGCTCTCTGTTATCGGCGCTCATGCAGCACTGTGACCCACCACAGAGGAGGTTCCCGCTGGAGAAAGGGGTTCCACCCCCATGGTGGCCCACCGGGAATGAGGAGTGGTGGCCCCACCTGGGCCTGCCCAAGGAGCAGGGGCCCCCACCCTACAAGAAGCCCCACGACCTGAAGAAGGCTTGGAAGGTTGGGGTTCTCACTGCGGTCATTAAGCACATGTCCCCTGATATTGCAAAGATAAGGAAGCTTGTGAGGCAGTCCAAGTGCCTGCAGGACAAGATGACTGCGAAAGAGAGCGCCACGTGGCTTGCAATCATAAACCAGGAGGAGGCCCTGGCTCGTGAGCTTTATCCCGACTCGTGCCTCCCCTTGTCCTCTTCTGGAGGGAGTGGGACTTTGGTGATCAGTGATTGTAGCGAGTACGATGTGGAGGGGGCAGAAGACAAGTCGTGCTTTAATACGCAGGAATGCAAGGCTGAGAACAACATAAGCCCGCCCAATTTTGGGATTGCAGGTTTGGACTTCATTCGTAAGAGAAAGCCCTCTGGTGATTTGAGTACGACCACCATGGACCAGAAGATCTTTACCTGCGAGTTTGTCCAGTGTCCCTACAGTGAGACCCGACTGGGGTTTCATGACAGGACTCTGAGGGACAATCACCAGATGAATTGCCTGTACAGGAATAAGTCGTCCGAGTTTGGAGGCGGGTCTAATTTTGAGGTCAAGCCTGTGATATTTCATCAGTCGTTTgtacagcagcagcagcaacccAAGCCAGCAGTGACAGCACCTGGGCACAGTCCAGTCTTGCAAGCGGCGTTTGACCTGTCAGGCCTTGGGGTGCCAGAAGATGGGCAGAAGGTGATCAGTGAACTCATGTCCATCTACGAGTCCAACATTCAGGGCAACAAGAACATGAATGCGAACAACAGTTCGGTTCTAGTTGATCAGAATCGTTCCCACCCCAGGATTCAGCAACAGAATGAGTTTAACATCCGCAGTCAAAGTCCAGCCATGGAAGGGAACTTCTTTCAACAGCCAAATATCTCTAGCAACCACCAGATGTTCAGTCGCGAGGAAAGTCAGTTTGACCGGTTCAAGGCCTTGAATTCTTCGTTCGAGCCCAACCacagcagcaacagcagcagcagcaatgAGAACAATTACACCTTCATGTTTGGTTCCCCATTCGATCTCTCCACCTTCGATTACAAGGAAGAATTACCAGTCGGGCCCATCGAGTGCGTCCCCAAGCAGGACATCCCGATCTGGTTCCAGTGA
- the LOC116210854 gene encoding NDR1/HIN1-like protein 13, which produces MADRVHPNESSPEEPLSPTHKADQPQSETCPALPPPGTYVVKVPKDQVLRVPPPQNAKLFERYTRRSTRRGHRCCCLTLLILAVLVFLAGAAAGIFYLVVKPESPAYTITSLSITGLNLTASSPSSAVSPEIITAIQVKNPNDKLGVYHVGGSSIRAYYMNVNLANGVLPVLSLPSNSEVPFNVTLRGEGIVLGSEVSEALINGQSQGRVPLRLKVRAPVKFKVGAVKTWKITVKLTCDVTVDKLTAGAKIVREKCDYGVNIL; this is translated from the coding sequence ATGGCAGACAGAGTCCACCCGAACGAGTCATCCCCTGAAGAGCCACTGTCTCCGACTCACAAGGCCGATCAGCCTCAGTCGGAGACCTGTCCGGCCCTTCCGCCCCCAGGCACCTACGTTGTCAAGGTCCCCAAGGACCAAGTCCTCCGTGTTCCGCCCCCACAGAACGCCAAGCTCTTCGAGCGTTACACTCGCCGGAGCACCCGTCGGGGCCATCGCTGCTGCTGCCTCACCCTCCTCATCCTTGCCGTCCTCGTCTTCCTCGCCGGGGCTGCTGCAGGGATCTTCTACCTGGTCGTGAAGCCGGAGTCTCCGGCATACACCATCACCAGCCTCTCCATCACCGGCCTCAACCTTACAGCGTCGTCTCCTTCGTCTGCAGTATCGCCGGAGATAATCACTGCCATCCAGGTGAAGAACCCCAACGACAAGCTCGGTGTATATCACGTGGGAGGGAGCTCCATCCGAGCTTATTACATGAACGTCAACCTAGCCAATGGCGTCCTCCCGGTGCTCTCTCTGCCGTCAAATAGCGAGGTACCGTTCAACGTGACATTGCGCGGGGAGGGGATCGTGCTGGGGAGTGAGGTGAGCGAGGCGTTAATTAACGGGCAGAGTCAAGGGAGAGTTCCGCTGAGGCTGAAGGTGAGGGCGCCGGTCAAGTTCAAGGTGGGAGCCGTCAAGACGTGGAAGATCACCGTTAAGCTGACGTGCGACGTGACGGTGGACAAGTTAACGGCGGGGGCTAAGATCGTTAGAGAGAAGTGTGATTATGGGGTGAACATACTGTAG
- the LOC116210853 gene encoding probable inactive receptor kinase At5g10020 — protein MQIICFVVFSLLVVKDSLGQQAEFEALLDLKKGFRVDPSGQILSSWSSNSVSSDRCPENWLGIMCSDGHVISIVLDNVGLTGEFSFSAVSSFAMLQNLSLSNNQLTGNISESAPGFVHLKYLDLHSNGFVGDAMGLISQLGRIEYADLSSNKFSGSMDIDVGDTKFVSMIRYLNLSNNLLAGELFAHDGMPFFDSLEVFDASNNQLTGKLPSFEFVVSLKILRLGNNRLSGPSPQALLQESSMILTELDLSRNQLEGPVGRITSSTLKTLNLSSNRLSGSLPLTIGHCSMIDLSNNTISGNLSRIQGWGNYVEAIDLSLNSLTGTFPTQTSEFLRLTLLKITRNYLEGGLPDILGTYPELKLIDLRLNQLNGPLLPSLFNSTKLTELNLSGNNFSGPVPIEDNYSSSSQELSLSSLDLSNNSLSGSLPQGLGRFQDLEHLDLSINNFDGSIPSDLPGALKRFNVSFNNLSGVVPENLQRFPDSAFHPGNLLLSFPTSPSSPIEGPDLRLRGHGSRLNPATKIGLIAGLIGGFSILALLCFIIYYRKHRWESKTETSEGNIGKLEHPPIKDLSTPSTLVPNKISELPDQSASCQPEPASSAVKSPSDLGPERRDEALSSPIFLPSSLNPSPSRSQYFSETPTPPSVCSPDKLDGDLHLFDVSPPFTAGELSRAPAEVTGRSCHGTLYKARLDSGQVLAVKWLREGIAKGRKDFAREVRKLGSIKHPNLVSLQGYYWGPREHEKLIISSYIDGISLDLYLHETEPKKLPPLSLEARLRISIDVARCLNFLHNEMAIPHGNLKSTNVLLEINPDLNALLTDYSLHRIMTSAGTTEQVLNSGALGYRPPEFASSTRPCPSLKSDVYAFGIILLELLTGRSSGEIVCGDPGVVDLTDWVRLLVAKGRSFECYDPNMVLSGMSGSENLHRILDSMLPVALRCILPASERPDIRTVFEDLSSIAM, from the exons ATGCAGATAATTTGTTTTGTAGTATTCTCATTGCTGGTAGTGAAGGACTCATTGGGGCAACAAGCAGAGTTCGAAGCACTCCTAGATCTCAAGAAAGGGTTCCGAGTCGACCCATCAGGGCAAATCCTCAGTTCATGGAGCTCCAACTCCGTATCCTCGGACCGGTGCCCTGAGAATTGGCTTGGAATCATGTGTTCCGATGGACACGTGATCTCGATTGTTCTGGACAATGTAGGACTAACCGGAGAATTCAGCTTCTCTGCAGTATCTTCGTTCGCAATGCTCCAGAATCTCTCGCTCTCCAACAACCAGTTGACTGGGAACATCTCCGAATCGGCGCCGGGATTTGTCCACCTGAAGTACTTGGATTTGCATAGTAACGGGTTCGTTGGGGATGCAATGGGGTTAATTTCCCAACTGGGTCGCATTGAATATGCCGACCTCAGCAGCAACAAGTTCTCTGGCTCTATGGACATAGATGTGGGGGACACGAAATTTGTGTCCATGATTCGGTACTTGAACCTCAGCAACAACTTGTTGGCGGGAGAGCTCTTTGCTCACGATGGGATGCCGTTTTTCGACAGTTTGGAGGTGTTCGATGCTAGTAATAACCAGTTGACTGGGAAGCTACCTTCCTTCGAGTTTGTCGTGTCCCTCAAGATTCTCCGGCTCGGTAATAATCGGCTGTCCGGGCCTTCGCCTCAGGCACTCTTGCAAGAGAGCTCCATGATATTGACTGAGCTCGATCTCAGTAGGAATCAGCTAGAAG GTCCAGTAGGAAGGATAACTTCTTCAACTCTCAAGACTCTGAACCTATCTTCAAACAGACTATCGGGCTCGTTACCTCTCACTATAGGTCATTGCTCCATGATAGATCTGAGCAACAACACTATCTCGGGTAACTTGTCTCGGATTCAGGGTTGGGGAAATTATGTGGAAGCCATCGATTTGAGCTTGAACTCATTAACAGGGACATTCCCGACCCAAACCTCTGAGTTTCTTAGGCTGACTTTGTTGAAGATTACCCGAAACTATCTAGAGGGTGGTCTTCCTGATATCTTAGGAACATATCCGGAGCTGAAACTCATTGATCTGAGGCTCAACCAGCTAAATGGGCCTCTTCTCCCTAGCCTTTTCAACTCCACGAAACTGACCGAACTTAATCTATCGGGTAACAACTTCTCGGGTCCAGTCCCGATCGAGGACAACTACAGTTCTTCTTCCCAGGAGTTGAGCCTCTCATCTCTTGACCTCTCAAATAACTCCTTAAGTGGGTCCCTACCTCAGGGATTAGGAAGATTTCAAGACTTGGAACATCTCGATTTGTCTATCAATAATTTTGATGGAAGCATTCCGAGTGATCTTCCAGGTGCACTGAAGAGATTTAACGTGTCCTTCAACAATCTATCAGGTGTTGTTCCTGAGAATTTACAGAGATTTCCCGATTCCGCATTCCACCCCGGAAATTTATTGCTGAGTTTTCCTACTTCACCTTCATCCCCTATAGAAGGCCCGGACCTGAGGTTGAGGGGTCATGGATCCCGCCTAAACCCAGCAACTAAGATAGGTCTCATTGCTGGTCTTATTGGAGGTTTCAGCATTTTGGCCCTTCTTTGCTTCATTATTTACTACCGCAAACATAGGTGGGAGAGTAAAACGGAGACCTCCGAAGGAAATATTGGAAAACTAGAACATCCTCCGATCAAGGACCTTTCTACTCCTAGTACGTTAGTTCCGAACAAAATCTCGGAGCTTCCTGATCAATCAGCATCTTGCCAGCCAGAACCTGCTTCTTCTGCGGTGAAGAGTCCTAGTGATCTTGGTCctgaaagaagagatgaagcgCTATCTTCGCCAATTTTCCTACCGTCCTCTTTGAACCCATCACCTTCCAGAAGCCAATATTTCTCGGAAACACCAACGCCTCCCAGTGTTTGTTCTCCAGACAAATTGGATGGGGACTTGCACCTGTTCGATGTCTCTCCCCCCTTCACGGCAGGAGAGCTCTCACGGGCACCTGCAGAAGTCACAGGGAGGAGTTGCCACGGGACTCTGTACAAGGCGAGGCTCGACTCTGGTCAGGTTTTAGCTGTGAAGTGGTTGAGGGAGGGAATTGCTAAGGGGAGGAAGGACTTCGCCAGGGAAGTCAGGAAGCTAGGGAGCATCAAGCACCCGAACCTAGTCTCTCTGCAGGGGTACTACTGGGGCCCTCGAGAGCATGAGAAGCTCATCATATCGAGTTACATTGACGGAATTAGTCTCGACCTCTATCTTCATG AGACGGAGCCAAAGAAGCTACCGCCCTTATCTCTCGAGGCACGGCTCAGAATCTCCATTGACGTTGCTCGTTGCTTGAACTTCCTCCACAATGAGATGGCCATACCCCACGGGAACCTCAAATCCACCAACGTCTTGTTGGAGATCAATCCCGACCTCAATGCCCTCCTCACCGACTACAGCCTCCACCGGATAATGACATCAGCTGGCACCACCGAGCAGGTCCTCAACTCGGGCGCCCTAGGCTACCGCCCGCCCGAGTTTGCCAGCTCCACCAGGCCCTGCCCATCCCTGAAGAGTGATGTGTACGCATTCGGGATTATATTACTGGAGCTCCTAACGGGCAGGAGCTCTGGGGAGATAGTGTGTGGGGACCCGGGAGTGGTCGACCTGACTGACTGGGTGAGGCTGCTGGTTGCAAAGGGCCGATCATTCGAGTGCTACGACCCGAACATGGTTCTGTCAGGGATGAGCGGTTCAGAGAACCTGCATAGGATTCTTGACAGTATGCTTCCCGTAGCCCTCCGCTGCATCCTTCCTGCATCGGAGAGGCCCGATATAAGGACAGTTTTCGAGGATCTTTCGTCCATAGCCATGTGA